Below is a window of Sphingomonas sp. DNA.
TCGACTTACCAGGTTGTCGAAGCCTCACGGTCGACGGATAAAGCCGGTCTCAGTTCAGCATCGCGGCGCACCAAGCAGTGCGCGCTTTTAGGAAGTTCCGGTAGGCCGGCGAATAGAGATAAGCGGGCGCGCAACCAAGGCCCCCTCCCCTTCGGCGGACCGAACGATTGCGAATCAGAGGCCCGCTATGTCCGCTTCTGGAAAGCCCGCGGGCACCTCCTAACGGCGGGAAGTGGGCGCGCAGCTGCCTGCCTCTCGTAACGCCCGGGCTCCGGAGGATGCCGTCTCTAACGGGAACGGCCAGCCCCTGTAAACTGAGGCTGGCCCTGCGACCCGAGATCTTACCGCTCGGAAGTTGTGATGATAGCTCGCTGATCGTTGGGAACATCTCAGTACATCATCCGATCCGATGATGCGGAAGCGAGGTTCACGAATAAACTGGCTAGGCTGCGACGGCCCGTCGATCGCGACGCCGACGAGCGGCGAGACCCAGTGCTCCCATCCCGATCAGGAGCATAGCCCAAGTGCCCGGCTCAGGCACCCCCGACGGCGGGGTGAGGAAGCTGCCGCTACCGTTGTAGGTCCCCAGATGGATCTCGCCATTGAGCGTGAAGTTTCGGGCGACGATGCTGCCTTCCAATGCACTGCTGTTCGACACGCTTGCGTTCGGCGCCAGCACGCTGCCGTGGAACCCCTTCAGCGACAGGCTCTGCGCTTCGTTGAAGTTCCAGATAACCGTCTGGTTGAGCAGCTTGCTGTTGAGGTTTCCCTGCTCCACAAGATCGGCGCCCAGCACGTTAATGATTGTCGTAACGCCGCTTGGCATGCCGTTGAACAGCGTGTCGAAATTGGCGTTCTGGTTTTCGAACGCTGCCTCCGTCATCGTGAACACCGCGAAGCCATTGCTCGCGCCCGAATAGTCGAGCGCAGTCGCCGTCGAGGTTATCGTAGCGAGCGACGGCATCGCCGCCAGCAGGTTCGACAGCCCGGTCAGGTTCGCCTGGAGCGAGCCCATCTGCACCTGCAGAGCAGCCGCAACGTCATTGGCGCCGCCAGCTGCGAGGCTGGTGTCCTTCACGGCTGCGTTCAGGCCGCCCACGGCGGTGCCGCCATAGCGCACGCTGTTATTGTTGATGTTGAACGAAGACGTCAGATTGCCGCCCGCGACGAGAGCGCCGTTCACGCCGCCGGTCGCATTAAAGTCCACTTCGCCGACATTGCCGCCGATGCGCGCAGTGGTGCCAACGATGCCGTTGGCGCCGTTCTGATACCCAGCCTTTAGGCGAAACGAGCCGGTGGCGTCACTCACCACGCTCAGCACATCGTATGACGAGGCAGCGGCGCCTTGGCTGCTGTTGCCGATGCCAAAATTGGTAAAGTTTGCAGACGCCAGCGTTCCGACGAAGCTGCGGCCTTCAACCTCCTGACCATTGGTGGTCAGCGTGTCGAATACCACGAGGTTGAGTTCGCGCAGCGCCTGAAGGCCAGCGGCCGGGTCCGCTGCGGCGACCGCCGGCGAAGACGCGAGTGCAGCGGCAATCGCTGCGATGGAGATAATCCGCATTTAACCTCCCCCTGGAATGGCCGAGTGGCTCCTTAGGAGGATCTCACGCGGCAGCTTGTTCTCGTCCGCAGCTAAAAGATTCGCGGGGCGACGGACAGATCTCATCATCAGCGAAAATTCTCGTTTCGGCACAGGTACAATGATGCAGTCGGGATGGGCGTGCGCGAAAACACTCCGTCTGCGCCCGCCGCCACCCTTCGCCGGCGGCGCCTATTGGATATGGGCAGTTCGCGTGGGCGATGCGGTGGAGGATCAACTCGCCACTCACTCCCTAGCGCCGGCTGCTCGCTCCTTTGCGTCCGCTTCGGGCAAGCCGAACGACCCGCGCAAGGTCTGAAGTTGTGCGCGCAGCTGCCTGGCGCCTCTGCCCACGTCCCCGCGACCGTTACCGCCCCATAAGCTGCCTCTCCGGAGCAAGTCACAAGTCGCTAAATGGGCCCCCCGGCACCATTTGCCTTCGAGCACGTTTCAGCAACGCGCTGTTCACATGGGGGACCGAAAGAATGATGCAATGACGTCCGAGCGTGTCGATGCATTACGCGCATATGGCATTCTCGATACGCCTCCCGATCCGGCGTTTGAAGGCATTGTGCAGCTCGCGGGGCAGATCTGCTCAACGCCGGTAGCGCTTATCAGCTTGGTTGACTCGGATCGGCAGTGGTTCAAGGCGCGTGCAGGCTTTCCGCTTGCTCAGACAGGTCTCGATCAGTCCGTCTGCCGCTTCGTGGTGCAGGACGCGGCGCCCATCATTATTCCCGATTTGACAGCCGACGCTCGCACCCGCGACAACCCGCTTGTTACGGAAGATCCAAACATACGCTTCTATGCCGGTGTGCCTCTGATCACCGGCACTGGCCAAGTTTTGGGCGCACTCTGTGCGATCGATCTGGAGCCGCGCCCAGAGGGCCTCTCCGAATTCCAAACGTCAGCGTTGATGACGTTAGCGCAACAGACGGTGGAAGCCATAGAACTGCGGCGCTCCGTGCGGGAGCACCAAACGGCGATCGCTGATTGCGAACGGGCGCGGGTTGCACAGGCTGACGCAGATCGTCGCTGGCAGGCGCTTTTCCAAAGCCTCCGCGAGGGGTTCATCGTTGGCCAATTGGTTCGGGACGAAAGTGGTCGTGTAGTCGATTGGCGGTACGAGGCCGTCAACGAAGCCTGGGGCGAACTCGTCGGAGTTCCCTGCGAGAAGGCGATCGGCCGCACCATCCGAGAAGTTTTCCCAGGCATCGAAGATGACTGGGTGATGGAGTTTGCCGACGTCGTTGCCTCAGGAGAGCCGGCACGTTTCACAAGGCAGGTTGGTACCCTCGAGCGTTGGTACGATGGAATCTGCCAAGCGATAGACTCGGAATCGTTCAGCGTCCTGTTCGTGGAGGTGACCGAGCGCTTCTTGGCCACGCGCCGTCGAGAAGCATTACTGCGCCTCGATGAGGTACTGCGCGACAGCAGCGATATACATGCGATGCAAAGCACAGTGGCCGAGCTCGTAGGCACCACACTGGAGGCATCCTGTGTCGCCTATGGTGAGATAGATGATCTCGAGAACGTTGTCGTCGAGGCGGAATGGTCTGCGCCGGGTATGCCGTCCGTCATCGGCCGCTACTCGTTCGCAGATTTCGGCAACATCCACGCTGGGCTTGCGCGAGGTGAGCCCCTCATCATCGTCGATACAAAAGCCGACAGTCGAACGTCCGCAGAACTCGCCCGATGGGAGGCGCTCAAGATTCGCTCGTCGGCAGGTATGCCAGTCATTGATCAAGGGCGCACAACAGCGCTTTTGCTTGTGCATTTCAACGCGCCGCATAGGTGGACAGATGATGAGCTCGGCTTCATTCGAGCCGCCGCTGATAGGCTGCAAATTCGGATAGCCCGTCTACGCACCGAGCAGCAACAAGCAGTCCTGAACGGCGAAATCCTTCATCGGCTGAAAAATTCGCTGGCGATGGTTCAGGCAATTGCGTCGCAGACATTCAAGGGGTCAGCCGAGCCAGGAAAGGTGCGCGCCTTTTCACAACGCCTACAAACGCTCAGCACGGCTCATGACGTCTTATTTGCGCGCGACCTTCAATCCGCCGATCTCAGGCAGCTGATCGAAGGGGTGCTGCAAGCAGCGGGTGCCGATGGCCGGTATGAGATTGCCGGACCCGAGGTCAGGCTAGGCACGCGGGCCACCCTGTCGACGTCACTGCTCGTTCATGAGCTCGCCACAAACGCTTCGAAATATGGATCATGGTCAGTGGATGAGGGGCGAGTCTCCATCATCTGGCATCTTGAGGGTGAGGGCGACTCTGAGCGGTTGCTTCTCCGCTGGCGTGAAAAAGGCGGACCGCCCGCCATCGAACCAGCCAGAAAGGGCTTCGGTTCAAAACTTCTGACACTCGGTCTGATTGGAACCGGGGGATCGTCCCTATATTACACCGAAACTGGCTTCGAGGCCGAGTTTCAGGCAACGAAGCGGGAGGTTAGAGAAGGCTGATGACGACGGAGCCGATGCAAGCTTTGCCGAGCGCCGTCGTTCTTATCGTCGAGAACGAGCCGCTTCAGCGATTGGACATGATTGACCTGGTAGAGGAGGCCGGGTTTCTCGCAGTGGACGCGTGGGATGCCGATCATGCCGTCGCCATCCTTGAAAAACGGCTGGATATCCGGGTGGTGTTCACGGACATTGATATGCCAGGCTCCATGGATGGGCTTCGCCTAGCTGCCGCGATCCGCGACCGATGGCCGCCGATCGAAATCATTGTCACCACGGCCGGCACGCCCCCTGATGCCTCGCAGATGCCGGCGCGGTCCATCTTCGTGCCAAAGCCAATCAATGCAGACGACGCGATCCGTGCTATCCGGAAGCTGACATCATGAGACCATATCTCTCGATGAGCTGACGACACGACCTAACACCGCGAACGGCGCGAGACGCTTCAGTTCCGGCGGCTGCAGTTGGGCGGTTGCTTGATGCTCGCGCTACCGGAACGCTGACGGTCCGCTTCCCACCCAGACCTGGACGTAGCAGGCGAAGATTGCTCCCGCCAGTGAATGTCCGCTTCAATACGCCTGGTCCGTTCTACCAGAACGCCGTTGGCGGATAGGAGCGCTTACGAAATGGCGGTACGTGGTTGACTAGAAAGTCTACATATGTTGGTATGGTGCCATGGTGCGTAGAAGACAGCCCTCGAGGCAGATGTGCCGCCTTCTCGAAGCGCTTTCTGAGGCGCGTAGCGAATGGCGCCACGGCTATGACTTGATGAAGGTCACCGGCCTTTTGTCCGGGACGCTGTATCCGCTGCTGATGCGAATGACCGAACAGGGGCTGGTCGAGGCCGAGTGGCGCGAGCCAGCACAGCCCGGACGCCCCGCGCGCCACGCCTACCGCCTGACCTCGGCAGGCGCGGCCTTTGCGCGTGACCTCGCTGGCAGCGCGCCGGATCAACCGTTCACGGGTGCGCTGGCATGAAGGCAGCGCTTTCACGTGCACTGCTACGTCTGGCAGCTGCTTGTCTCGGCGAGCGCAAGAGTGATTGGGCACTTGCCATGGAAGCTGAGCTGGAAATGGCCATCACCGAAGGCCAGCCAATGAAGTTCGCATTCGGGTGCCTCCTAGCGGCGGGGCGCGGCATGTTTACCGCCGAGGAGGGCAGCTTCGTCCTCACCAGCTATACCGTAGCGATCGGGCTGCTTCTGCCGATGGCGGCGCTGCAGATCGGCTGCGCGCTGTTTGGGCTGCCCTATCTCTATCCTGGTCGGCACGGGCTGGTCGGCGCAATGATCGACGGCGGTCTGCAGGCGAGTCTGCTGCGCGGCGTCTACCAGGCAGCGATTCCATCGCTGGCGCTGCTGCAGCTGTTGATCGGCCTGGGGCAGCTGCGAATCGCCTGGTTGGTGCTGGAGCGCGATTGGGCGGCGGTGCTGCGCTGGGGGAGTCTGAGCTTGGCCGCATCGGCGACATTGGTGATGTTCCTGAGCGTGTTGTTCATCGATGGCCGGCAGGCGCTGCTTCAGGGCGCGGTGCTAGCGATCGAACTGGCTACCATCGCTAGCCTGGCGCGCTGGTACGCCCATTTTTCTCCCGGTCCGGCACCCACTTCGGCCCGCTAAGCGCCTCGTCCGGCGACAGAAATCGAGACAGTCTTCGGGTGCACCGCCCCGGAGCGGGTGGCCGCGTGGCCTCAAGCGGTGCGGTGAAGCGACGCATTGTTGCGCGGGTAGGAAATCTGATGCGGAAAACTTTCAAGGTACTCGCGGTCGGTGCGATCTGGATAGCTGTAGCTGCTGCAGGAGGCAGGGTGCCAGTCCATGAGCCAGCCGTGGAAACTGGCCTAATAGACAATGCGCCATTTCGTATCGACGTACCGGCCAACTGGAATGGCAAGCTGATTATGCTGATGCATGGCTATGAGCCTGCAGGCACGCCTCGCCACCTGCCTTGGCCGGCCGCGGACGAAACGAAGCTCTTTGTCGATGCCGGCTATGCTGTCGCTCAGAGCGGCTATAGGACCCAAGGGTGGGCAGTCGCCGAAGCGCTGCCCGATATCGAGCGGCTACGCGACTATTTCGTGAAGCACCATGGCCGGCCGAAGCAAACCTACGCAATCGGCTTTTCGCTCGGAGGCCTGCTTGCGTTGGCGACTGTGGAGAGAGAGGCAAATAGCTATGCCGGTGCGCTGTCGTTGTGCGGCGTAAACATGTCGGGCGACGCGGTCGGCGGGTTGTTGCTGCGCAATCTTGCCGCGTTCGATTTCTATTTCCCGCATGTGCTACCGAAGCTCGATGCTGCAGATGCGCCTGCACTGGTCGGCCAAGACGTCATTGAGGCGGCGCTGGATAAGGATCAAAATATCGCCAGTCGTCTGGCTGACGCGCTCGATATCCGCCGCCCCGCATTGGCGGGGGCGATCATGCTCGATTATCTGGTGCTACAAGAGCTGCGCAGTCACGCGGGCGGATTTCCCGCCGACAATCAGGCAACGCTCTACACCGGATTCCCAGATGACGAGGCGCTCAACGCAGGCATCGCCCGCTATCGCGGTAGCCCCAAGGCGATCGCCTACCTTGCTGCCAACGCGCCGTTGTCAGGCAATATCCGGGTTCCGGTGGTTCTCCAGTCGAATGCCGATGATCCCA
It encodes the following:
- a CDS encoding PadR family transcriptional regulator, with product MCRLLEALSEARSEWRHGYDLMKVTGLLSGTLYPLLMRMTEQGLVEAEWREPAQPGRPARHAYRLTSAGAAFARDLAGSAPDQPFTGALA
- a CDS encoding response regulator, producing MTTEPMQALPSAVVLIVENEPLQRLDMIDLVEEAGFLAVDAWDADHAVAILEKRLDIRVVFTDIDMPGSMDGLRLAAAIRDRWPPIEIIVTTAGTPPDASQMPARSIFVPKPINADDAIRAIRKLTS
- a CDS encoding GAF domain-containing protein, yielding MTSERVDALRAYGILDTPPDPAFEGIVQLAGQICSTPVALISLVDSDRQWFKARAGFPLAQTGLDQSVCRFVVQDAAPIIIPDLTADARTRDNPLVTEDPNIRFYAGVPLITGTGQVLGALCAIDLEPRPEGLSEFQTSALMTLAQQTVEAIELRRSVREHQTAIADCERARVAQADADRRWQALFQSLREGFIVGQLVRDESGRVVDWRYEAVNEAWGELVGVPCEKAIGRTIREVFPGIEDDWVMEFADVVASGEPARFTRQVGTLERWYDGICQAIDSESFSVLFVEVTERFLATRRREALLRLDEVLRDSSDIHAMQSTVAELVGTTLEASCVAYGEIDDLENVVVEAEWSAPGMPSVIGRYSFADFGNIHAGLARGEPLIIVDTKADSRTSAELARWEALKIRSSAGMPVIDQGRTTALLLVHFNAPHRWTDDELGFIRAAADRLQIRIARLRTEQQQAVLNGEILHRLKNSLAMVQAIASQTFKGSAEPGKVRAFSQRLQTLSTAHDVLFARDLQSADLRQLIEGVLQAAGADGRYEIAGPEVRLGTRATLSTSLLVHELATNASKYGSWSVDEGRVSIIWHLEGEGDSERLLLRWREKGGPPAIEPARKGFGSKLLTLGLIGTGGSSLYYTETGFEAEFQATKREVREG
- a CDS encoding collagen-binding domain-containing protein, whose product is MRIISIAAIAAALASSPAVAAADPAAGLQALRELNLVVFDTLTTNGQEVEGRSFVGTLASANFTNFGIGNSSQGAAASSYDVLSVVSDATGSFRLKAGYQNGANGIVGTTARIGGNVGEVDFNATGGVNGALVAGGNLTSSFNINNNSVRYGGTAVGGLNAAVKDTSLAAGGANDVAAALQVQMGSLQANLTGLSNLLAAMPSLATITSTATALDYSGASNGFAVFTMTEAAFENQNANFDTLFNGMPSGVTTIINVLGADLVEQGNLNSKLLNQTVIWNFNEAQSLSLKGFHGSVLAPNASVSNSSALEGSIVARNFTLNGEIHLGTYNGSGSFLTPPSGVPEPGTWAMLLIGMGALGLAARRRRDRRAVAA